Proteins encoded by one window of Paenibacillus sp. DCT19:
- a CDS encoding glycoside hydrolase family 2 TIM barrel-domain containing protein, with translation MIAALNLEGIWKLQLDEHKVERGLNFSNVITLPNTTSHAGKGKKNENVLIGALTDEYLFEGYAWFSREIEIPEHLADKRCFLHLERTRVTTVWIDGEELGTQNSLNTPHRYEIEAGLTAGTHTITIRVDNTDYPTKGGHLTSEDTQTNWNGITGKLELQFFERVFLDNVQVYPVLATRSFEIKASLVGELQGVQIVVSAVAVSADPVYRTEEQIFTPDVQEIQLTYKIGEDAMLWSDDEPNLYQLHIELKDQNGEVLDSTVVWTGLREFRAAGDKFTINGRKTFLRGKHDGLIFPLTGYAPTDVDEWTRILAISKSYGINHYRFHTCCPPEAAFIAADLLGIYMEPELPFWGTITDESSDGHNQAEQDYLISEGFAMLKTFGNHPSFVMMSMGNELWGSKDKLNAILKEYKAYDHRHLYTEGSNNFQFVPDILEESEFFCGVRFSKERLFRGTYAMCDAPLGHVQTDLPNTLKDYDSNIVPAQGSDADPSSQTGGKEIQIQYGTGSKTVQAEAGSDQLVSHVPVISHEIGQYATFPNFEEINKYTGSLKAKNFEVFRERLEAKGLGHLAPAYFRASGKLAVQCYKEELEAAFRSQQLAGFQLLDLQDFSGQGTALVGVLDAFMDSKGMITPEEWRTFCSDAVLLARFPKYNYQTGELFEARIELSYFRRQALDGLQLKWLLQSEQFEGSILVEGEVNLPAFHGENHVSITELRIPIPEVSKMTKVEMKLSIPGTDIRKSYDLWIYPSQQEVDLSNLNLFTQLSDEALALLEQGEDILLFPNPKQIQHAIQGFYSTDFWSYPMFRSISENMKREVPVGTMGLLIQQNHPAFEHFVTEEYSTYPWWSIVSDSSSIILDELNKDLQPIVQTIDNFERNHKLGLLMEFQMRNGRVLMGALNLESLMATLEGRELLYSFQRYVESPAYQPAARLEVEELRKLFN, from the coding sequence ATGATAGCTGCACTAAATCTGGAGGGTATCTGGAAACTCCAACTCGATGAACATAAGGTAGAACGTGGTCTGAATTTTTCGAACGTTATAACATTGCCGAATACTACATCTCATGCGGGCAAAGGCAAAAAAAACGAAAATGTGTTAATTGGTGCGCTGACCGATGAGTATTTATTTGAGGGATATGCCTGGTTTTCACGAGAGATTGAAATTCCTGAACACTTGGCTGACAAACGTTGCTTCTTGCATCTGGAGAGAACGAGAGTTACGACAGTCTGGATCGATGGGGAAGAGTTGGGGACACAGAACAGTCTGAACACACCTCACCGTTATGAGATTGAGGCAGGGCTAACTGCTGGAACACATACAATTACAATTCGAGTGGACAATACCGATTATCCAACCAAAGGAGGTCACCTTACTTCTGAGGACACACAGACGAATTGGAACGGGATTACAGGGAAGCTGGAACTACAATTTTTCGAGCGTGTTTTTCTGGATAATGTTCAAGTCTACCCTGTTTTGGCAACTCGATCTTTCGAGATCAAGGCATCACTTGTTGGTGAACTGCAAGGTGTGCAAATCGTGGTATCAGCTGTTGCGGTCAGTGCAGATCCGGTGTATAGGACGGAGGAACAGATCTTCACCCCGGATGTGCAGGAAATCCAGCTGACGTACAAAATTGGCGAAGACGCAATGTTATGGAGTGATGATGAACCTAATTTGTACCAACTTCATATCGAACTGAAAGATCAGAACGGTGAAGTTCTGGACTCCACCGTAGTATGGACGGGACTACGAGAATTCCGGGCGGCTGGAGACAAATTCACCATTAATGGTCGCAAAACGTTTCTGCGAGGTAAGCATGACGGGCTGATCTTTCCGCTGACCGGATACGCTCCAACCGATGTGGATGAATGGACTCGTATTCTCGCTATCTCCAAGTCCTACGGCATCAATCACTACCGTTTCCATACCTGTTGCCCGCCAGAGGCTGCTTTTATTGCAGCGGATTTGCTCGGTATCTACATGGAGCCTGAGCTCCCGTTCTGGGGAACGATTACGGATGAATCCTCAGATGGACACAATCAAGCAGAGCAGGATTACTTGATTAGCGAGGGATTTGCGATGCTGAAGACTTTTGGTAACCATCCTTCGTTTGTCATGATGTCCATGGGGAATGAACTATGGGGAAGCAAGGACAAATTGAATGCGATCCTGAAGGAATACAAGGCATATGATCATCGTCATCTTTACACTGAAGGTTCCAATAACTTTCAGTTTGTGCCGGACATTCTGGAGGAAAGCGAATTTTTTTGCGGAGTACGTTTCTCCAAAGAGCGCCTGTTCAGAGGAACGTATGCGATGTGTGATGCTCCGCTGGGTCATGTGCAGACTGACTTGCCAAACACGTTGAAAGATTATGATTCAAACATTGTACCTGCGCAAGGAAGCGATGCTGATCCCTCTTCGCAAACGGGGGGAAAAGAAATTCAGATTCAATATGGGACAGGCTCCAAAACGGTACAGGCCGAAGCCGGGAGCGATCAACTTGTCTCACATGTACCGGTCATCTCGCATGAAATTGGACAGTACGCCACATTTCCTAATTTCGAGGAGATTAACAAGTACACGGGTTCTCTCAAAGCGAAGAACTTCGAAGTGTTTCGAGAGCGTCTGGAAGCCAAAGGACTGGGACATCTGGCGCCAGCCTATTTCAGAGCCTCGGGTAAACTCGCGGTTCAATGTTACAAGGAGGAACTGGAAGCCGCTTTTCGTTCGCAGCAACTAGCCGGGTTCCAACTGCTGGATCTCCAGGATTTCAGTGGTCAGGGAACAGCGTTGGTAGGTGTGCTGGACGCATTCATGGATTCCAAGGGCATGATCACACCAGAGGAGTGGAGAACGTTCTGTTCCGATGCTGTGCTGCTGGCGAGATTCCCCAAATATAATTATCAAACCGGTGAATTGTTCGAAGCACGTATTGAACTTAGTTACTTCCGGAGACAAGCATTGGATGGACTTCAATTGAAATGGCTACTGCAAAGCGAGCAGTTCGAAGGCAGCATCCTTGTAGAAGGTGAAGTGAATCTGCCAGCATTCCATGGTGAAAATCATGTGAGTATCACGGAACTCCGTATTCCAATCCCTGAAGTCTCCAAAATGACCAAAGTGGAGATGAAATTGTCTATTCCGGGCACGGATATCCGTAAGTCTTACGACCTGTGGATATACCCGAGTCAACAGGAGGTGGATCTGAGCAATTTGAATCTATTCACCCAACTCTCGGACGAGGCGCTGGCGCTGCTAGAGCAAGGAGAGGATATTCTACTTTTCCCGAATCCTAAGCAGATTCAACATGCGATCCAAGGTTTCTACAGCACGGATTTCTGGTCTTATCCTATGTTCCGATCGATATCCGAAAATATGAAACGAGAAGTTCCCGTGGGCACAATGGGCCTGTTGATTCAACAGAATCATCCGGCCTTCGAACATTTTGTGACAGAGGAGTATTCGACTTATCCATGGTGGAGCATCGTTTCCGATTCTTCATCCATCATTCTGGATGAGCTGAATAAAGACCTGCAACCCATCGTGCAGACCATTGATAATTTTGAACGTAATCATAAGCTCGGACTATTGATGGAGTTCCAGATGAGGAATGGTAGAGTGCTGATGGGAGCGCTGAATCTGGAGAGCCTGATGGCAACGCTGGAGGGAAGAGAATTATTATACAGCTTCCAGCGTTACGTAGAGAGCCCAGCGTACCAGCCAGCTGCGCGCCTCGAAGTCGAGGAACTTCGCAAGTTATTTAACTAA
- a CDS encoding GlsB/YeaQ/YmgE family stress response membrane protein, whose amino-acid sequence MDLLWVLIVGGLIGWLSGNLIGRDVPGGVLGNIIAGFVGSWLGNELLGPRGPVIGGFHIIPAIVGSIIALLIFFALARGGAFRRR is encoded by the coding sequence ATGGATCTGCTCTGGGTACTCATTGTTGGTGGATTAATTGGCTGGTTAAGTGGCAACTTGATTGGACGGGACGTACCGGGCGGTGTTCTGGGGAACATTATTGCGGGTTTTGTCGGTTCCTGGCTAGGAAACGAATTGTTGGGACCAAGAGGGCCGGTGATTGGTGGATTTCATATTATTCCAGCCATCGTGGGCTCCATCATTGCGCTACTCATATTCTTTGCTCTAGCACGCGGCGGAGCCTTCCGAAGACGTTAA
- a CDS encoding pentapeptide repeat-containing protein: MRRLESGVSLNNELFADIVSYEHETISGTTIINSNIGSPIFWSCNLRHLVFDTCDLTNARFFAGSTIDDCTFIRSDLRSVGIAKDEAIFTNCEFSSCDMRGMTLENATFIDCTFDKCKFNDRILQVAKIVNCSLTDKLVDITFEGNGKQKLIANFENCILDGVRFVGCDLTQCIPPKSKTISMLNNYPDV; the protein is encoded by the coding sequence ATGAGAAGACTTGAGTCAGGTGTGTCGCTAAACAACGAATTATTTGCTGATATTGTAAGCTATGAACACGAAACGATAAGTGGAACGACCATAATAAATTCGAATATTGGTTCACCTATATTTTGGAGCTGTAATCTGCGTCATCTTGTATTTGACACTTGTGATCTTACAAATGCAAGATTTTTTGCTGGCAGTACAATTGATGATTGTACATTTATTCGTTCTGACTTGCGCTCGGTTGGCATTGCCAAAGACGAAGCTATTTTCACTAACTGTGAATTCTCCTCTTGTGATATGAGAGGTATGACATTGGAGAATGCTACGTTTATCGATTGTACTTTTGATAAATGTAAATTCAATGACCGGATTCTACAAGTCGCGAAAATCGTCAATTGTTCCCTTACCGACAAGCTAGTGGATATTACGTTTGAGGGAAATGGCAAACAAAAGCTAATCGCTAATTTTGAAAATTGCATTTTAGACGGTGTTCGTTTTGTGGGCTGTGACTTGACGCAATGTATTCCACCAAAATCCAAAACCATCTCTATGTTGAACAATTATCCAGACGTGTGA
- a CDS encoding PTS glucose transporter subunit IIA, translating into MLVTHQNKLRPLTIVSPLQGELVHLDRVPDDVFSLGLLGKGAAIIPAKGELYAPITGEVTAFMDSKHAIKINGYDGEEVLIHDWSRYRQFEGKTFQFFY; encoded by the coding sequence ATGCTAGTAACGCACCAAAATAAATTACGTCCACTTACGATCGTTAGCCCGCTGCAAGGTGAATTGGTCCATCTGGATCGGGTTCCGGACGATGTGTTTTCTTTGGGATTACTAGGTAAGGGCGCTGCCATTATACCTGCAAAAGGGGAGCTATATGCGCCGATTACAGGTGAAGTTACAGCTTTCATGGATTCCAAACATGCGATCAAAATAAATGGTTACGATGGAGAAGAGGTACTCATTCATGATTGGAGTAGATACCGTCAATTTGAAGGGAAGACATTTCAATTCTTCTATTAA
- a CDS encoding glycoside hydrolase family 1 protein: MLYQHIKPFPNEFLWGGSTSAYQVEGAWEDDGKGLSVIDMCDHPAGTADFTVASDHYHRFREDVKLFAELGLKAYRFSIAWTRILPSGTGAINEKGLHFYHQLIDELLLHGIEPIVTMYHFDLPYELAKTGGWNNRKTIDAFVEYGRILFEQYGHKVKYWLTINEQNTMILHPGAIGTPKGGHVPSRQELYQQNHHMFVAQGRTMRLFHDMLPHGKIGPALNMTTMYQATCSPADAIAAHNWETIRGWGFLDLSVWGRYNPLFWSYLRERGIELMIEPGDMEDIQSGRPDLVAINYYSTATIAASTGDASDVSARAGDQQIMLGEQGVYRAAENPYTEKTKYGWVIDPVGLRLTLRKVSERYGLPILITENGIGAPDVLEADYTINDTYRIDFIEKHLEQIKLALTDGVDVIGYCPWSVIDVVSTHQGYGKRYGMIYVNRGEHDLKDLKRLKKKSFSWYQEVIKQNGKCIGNSDQAVTKE, translated from the coding sequence ATGTTATATCAACACATCAAACCATTCCCCAATGAATTTCTCTGGGGAGGCTCTACCTCGGCCTATCAAGTGGAGGGCGCATGGGAGGATGATGGCAAAGGCTTGTCTGTCATTGATATGTGCGATCATCCAGCTGGAACTGCTGATTTCACGGTTGCCAGTGACCACTATCACCGATTCAGAGAAGATGTGAAGCTTTTTGCAGAGCTGGGTCTCAAAGCATATCGATTTTCAATAGCATGGACTCGAATTTTACCTTCAGGCACCGGGGCTATCAATGAGAAGGGCCTCCATTTTTATCACCAATTGATTGATGAATTACTGCTTCATGGTATTGAACCGATTGTGACTATGTACCATTTCGACTTGCCCTATGAGCTAGCGAAAACTGGAGGGTGGAACAACCGGAAGACGATAGATGCCTTTGTCGAGTACGGGCGTATCTTGTTTGAGCAATACGGGCATAAAGTGAAATATTGGTTGACCATTAATGAGCAAAATACGATGATACTCCATCCAGGTGCCATTGGTACACCAAAAGGTGGACATGTACCCTCTCGTCAGGAACTTTATCAGCAGAATCATCACATGTTTGTGGCTCAAGGCAGAACGATGCGACTATTTCATGATATGTTACCACATGGGAAGATCGGTCCAGCATTGAACATGACTACTATGTATCAGGCAACCTGTAGCCCAGCTGACGCGATTGCTGCACATAATTGGGAGACGATTCGTGGATGGGGCTTTCTAGACCTATCGGTGTGGGGACGGTATAATCCGTTATTTTGGAGTTATTTGCGGGAACGTGGCATTGAGTTGATGATTGAACCAGGTGACATGGAGGATATTCAATCGGGTCGTCCTGATCTGGTAGCAATCAATTATTATTCGACGGCAACCATTGCCGCCAGTACGGGTGATGCATCGGACGTTTCAGCTCGTGCAGGTGATCAGCAAATTATGCTGGGCGAGCAGGGAGTGTACCGAGCTGCGGAGAATCCTTATACAGAAAAAACCAAGTATGGCTGGGTTATTGACCCAGTTGGACTAAGATTAACATTGCGCAAGGTAAGTGAACGATACGGTCTCCCGATTTTAATTACGGAAAATGGAATAGGAGCTCCAGATGTATTGGAAGCAGATTATACGATTAATGACACGTACCGGATTGATTTTATCGAGAAACACCTGGAACAGATCAAGCTGGCTTTAACGGATGGCGTAGATGTAATTGGTTATTGCCCTTGGTCCGTTATTGACGTAGTAAGTACTCATCAGGGATATGGGAAACGTTACGGTATGATCTATGTAAACCGCGGTGAACATGATCTCAAAGACTTGAAACGCTTGAAGAAGAAAAGCTTCTCGTGGTATCAGGAGGTCATTAAGCAAAATGGTAAATGTATTGGAAATTCGGATCAGGCGGTCACGAAAGAATAA
- a CDS encoding cell wall metabolism sensor histidine kinase WalK, with amino-acid sequence MNKAIDYYSFITIEKQMMEKADLSELSFREVLAQHRSSSGEPQTKEIVRLALEKLKASGKEVRIYDSSKQLLGLAVDGIIINDGKPLIFEKNIDKALNGSYTYTVTDDHLLYFATPIQNQFYENAYVYEFVDDISYFYAIMDQIRHILFAGAGGFIVLITLSSLWIARNTTKPIKLLLGAVQSYSRQEFRRVHLNRKDELGMLADGLDSMGRQLHDYIQYQKQFVSNVSHELKTPLAAIRGFSQYLVEGENENKELQKIYAHLLQESDRLTRLINELLLLSRFDKAGSDELEVEKTEMNELIQQVAWNMEAKAKDKEIKIMVNKAEGEPINEGMTGVYANVNPMLMSHAIANLVENAIKYSGSHSQIEVEMEHTTSEVVIRIHDQGIGIAGDELERVQERFYRARNASTANGSGLGLSICKEIVERFDGYIDMESELGKGTTITIVLPRT; translated from the coding sequence GTGAATAAAGCCATCGATTATTACAGCTTCATCACCATAGAAAAACAGATGATGGAGAAGGCAGATCTGTCCGAACTGTCCTTTCGTGAGGTGCTGGCACAGCATCGATCATCGTCAGGTGAGCCGCAGACCAAGGAAATCGTCAGACTTGCTCTGGAGAAGCTGAAAGCTTCAGGCAAGGAAGTACGTATCTATGACAGCTCCAAGCAATTGCTGGGCCTGGCTGTGGATGGCATCATCATTAATGATGGCAAACCTCTGATTTTTGAAAAGAATATTGATAAAGCCCTGAACGGCAGCTATACATACACCGTAACGGATGATCATCTGCTTTATTTTGCGACGCCCATCCAGAATCAATTTTACGAAAATGCTTATGTGTATGAGTTCGTAGACGACATTTCGTACTTTTATGCGATTATGGATCAGATTCGTCATATCCTGTTTGCGGGTGCAGGTGGATTTATTGTGCTGATTACGTTATCGAGTCTATGGATTGCCCGCAACACAACCAAACCGATTAAGCTGTTGCTTGGCGCTGTGCAAAGTTACTCTAGACAGGAGTTTCGGAGAGTTCATCTGAACCGGAAGGATGAGCTGGGCATGCTGGCAGATGGGCTGGATTCCATGGGGCGGCAGCTTCATGATTACATTCAGTACCAGAAACAATTTGTCTCCAACGTATCTCACGAGTTAAAAACACCTTTGGCAGCCATTCGTGGTTTCTCTCAATACTTGGTTGAAGGGGAGAACGAGAACAAGGAGCTGCAAAAAATCTATGCTCATCTGCTGCAGGAATCGGATCGGCTGACCCGCTTGATTAATGAACTGTTGTTGCTATCCCGATTTGACAAGGCTGGCTCTGACGAACTGGAAGTGGAGAAGACGGAAATGAACGAACTGATTCAGCAAGTCGCATGGAATATGGAAGCCAAGGCAAAAGATAAAGAGATCAAGATCATGGTTAATAAAGCGGAGGGAGAACCTATCAATGAAGGTATGACAGGAGTCTACGCCAACGTCAATCCAATGCTGATGTCCCACGCGATCGCCAACTTAGTGGAAAATGCCATTAAATATTCAGGCAGTCATTCGCAGATTGAAGTGGAGATGGAACATACGACAAGCGAGGTGGTCATTCGGATACATGATCAGGGTATTGGTATCGCGGGCGATGAGCTGGAACGAGTGCAGGAACGATTTTACCGGGCGAGAAATGCAAGCACAGCGAACGGTTCAGGTCTCGGACTTTCGATATGCAAAGAGATTGTAGAGCGGTTTGATGGATATATCGACATGGAAAGTGAGTTAGGAAAAGGAACTACTATCACGATTGTGTTGCCCCGAACGTAG
- a CDS encoding chromosome condensation regulator, which yields MDYNSRKETLFETKRLRNNTIAAGRRHTIALKFDGTVTAVGDNESGQCRVSDWSNIIAVVAGNVHMATNTGNAHTVGLRSDGTVSAVGWNKHGQCDVNGWRDIVTVAAGWCRTVGVKSDGTVVVVGRNNEAECNVSSWHDIVAVTAGDWHTVGLKLDGTVTAVGNNKYRQCNVNDWSDIMAVSAGYLHTVGLRSDGTVLAVGRNIEGECDVSNWRDIVAVAAGSYHTVGLKSDGTMVAVGSNKHHQCDVSGWHDIKAISAGCAHTIGRKSDGTMVAVGDNDYGQCDVSGWSSIQL from the coding sequence ATGGACTATAATTCACGCAAGGAAACGTTGTTTGAGACAAAACGATTACGTAACAATACCATAGCGGCGGGTCGTCGTCATACTATTGCTCTTAAATTTGACGGAACGGTAACGGCAGTTGGTGATAATGAATCCGGTCAATGTAGGGTAAGCGATTGGAGCAATATCATCGCAGTTGTTGCTGGTAATGTACATATGGCAACAAATACGGGGAATGCCCATACCGTTGGTCTTAGATCTGACGGAACTGTATCAGCCGTGGGTTGGAATAAGCATGGCCAATGCGATGTAAATGGTTGGCGAGATATTGTGACTGTTGCAGCAGGCTGGTGCCGTACTGTTGGGGTTAAATCAGATGGCACGGTGGTTGTTGTGGGGCGAAATAATGAAGCGGAATGCAACGTGAGCAGCTGGCATGATATTGTCGCGGTCACTGCAGGTGACTGGCATACAGTCGGTCTAAAATTAGACGGAACCGTAACAGCAGTTGGTAACAACAAGTATCGCCAATGTAATGTAAACGACTGGAGCGATATAATGGCTGTTTCGGCTGGGTATCTTCATACTGTTGGTCTTAGATCAGATGGCACGGTATTAGCTGTAGGTAGAAATATTGAAGGCGAGTGCGATGTAAGCAATTGGCGAGATATTGTAGCAGTTGCAGCGGGGAGTTATCATACCGTTGGACTTAAGTCAGACGGTACGATGGTTGCTGTGGGTTCAAATAAACATCACCAATGCGATGTAAGTGGTTGGCACGACATTAAGGCTATTTCGGCAGGGTGTGCCCATACGATCGGACGTAAATCTGATGGTACCATGGTTGCTGTGGGTGATAATGATTATGGCCAATGTGATGTAAGTGGATGGAGCAGCATCCAGTTGTAA
- a CDS encoding PRD domain-containing protein, whose translation MEKRVSLQNRMLWEIQRFHPVEFELGLEAVHMLNQELGIELTEEEAGNIAFHFVNAQTHEQNMERTMQSVKMLKDIFNLIQYSFDMQINKNSIHYVRLVTHLQFFIQRLQEGRIGNSPKDFIFQHMVKEHPLEYKCAEMIKTYVQNMLNISISNEELLYLMIHIARIVQEEQGDDQKG comes from the coding sequence ATGGAAAAAAGGGTATCTTTACAGAATCGTATGTTGTGGGAGATCCAGCGGTTTCACCCTGTCGAATTCGAACTAGGATTGGAAGCCGTCCACATGCTCAATCAAGAACTTGGCATCGAGCTTACGGAAGAGGAAGCGGGAAATATTGCTTTTCATTTTGTTAATGCTCAAACGCATGAACAGAACATGGAGCGCACGATGCAATCCGTTAAAATGTTAAAAGATATTTTCAACCTTATTCAATACAGCTTTGATATGCAAATCAACAAAAACTCCATCCATTATGTGAGACTCGTCACTCATCTACAATTTTTTATCCAGCGTCTACAAGAGGGGCGGATAGGCAATTCGCCGAAAGATTTTATCTTCCAGCATATGGTGAAGGAGCATCCGCTTGAATATAAGTGTGCGGAGATGATCAAAACATATGTGCAAAACATGTTAAATATCTCTATATCAAACGAGGAACTTTTGTATCTGATGATTCATATCGCTCGAATTGTGCAGGAAGAGCAAGGTGACGATCAAAAGGGTTAA
- a CDS encoding CAT RNA binding domain-containing protein, whose amino-acid sequence MKVIKILNNSLLLTKDEQGQEVIVMGKGLAFKGKVGEQLDEEHIQKRFILQNNPSAQAYVRTIEKMPESHVNVINKLISNAKEKLSLDDQIFFTLMDHLSFAIERWKKGYLYRIVCCGRSSGFTLSNSN is encoded by the coding sequence ATGAAAGTAATCAAAATATTGAATAACAGCTTGCTTCTAACCAAAGATGAACAGGGACAAGAAGTGATTGTCATGGGTAAAGGATTGGCATTCAAAGGAAAAGTCGGCGAGCAACTAGACGAAGAGCACATCCAGAAACGATTCATCCTGCAAAATAATCCATCCGCTCAGGCTTATGTACGCACCATTGAAAAGATGCCGGAATCACATGTGAATGTCATTAACAAACTCATTTCCAACGCCAAAGAAAAGCTCTCACTTGATGATCAAATCTTCTTTACACTTATGGATCACTTATCATTTGCTATAGAACGATGGAAAAAAGGGTATCTTTACAGAATCGTATGTTGTGGGAGATCCAGCGGTTTCACCCTGTCGAATTCGAACTAG
- a CDS encoding PTS transporter subunit EIIC, whose translation MDYRKLGHEITELVGKKDNIARLTHCATRLRFELHDISKAETEKLKALPGVITVVNNGGQYQVVVGNEVQQVYRAITQQMGSASRSEGSRSDSSNSKAPKQKQSWISRFISVISTTFTPVIPAIIGAGMIKAILAVLVLTGLVTTESQNYYILNTIADAAFYFMPILLAYGASIKFETSPILAMTVAGVLLHPGWSALMTEGKDVFFIGVPVRLTDYAGSVLPIIIVVWLMSYIERFADRVSPSMIKFFTKPMLVLLITAPLALVAIGPFGTYLNDLVAMGAEAINDRASWLIPLLMGTLQPFLIVTGTAWAMTPIATSQLTKNGYEMINGPGMLASNIAQGGATLAVALKTKNKKLKQLAASSGFTAVLGITEPSLYGVTLKLKKPLIAAMIGGGVAGIYAGLTGLVRYAFVSPGLAALPAFIGSNPMNIVHAIVTCLIAFVVTFALTWVIGFDDPVDDEERDNTKANHDEALSRQSVQNDPQGIQSSETNNASNAPK comes from the coding sequence ATGGATTATCGCAAGTTGGGACATGAGATTACAGAGTTGGTTGGAAAGAAAGATAATATCGCTCGGCTTACGCACTGCGCAACCCGACTTCGGTTCGAACTGCACGATATCTCCAAAGCGGAAACGGAAAAGCTCAAAGCACTTCCAGGCGTCATTACCGTTGTGAACAATGGTGGGCAATATCAGGTGGTCGTAGGTAATGAGGTGCAGCAAGTCTACCGAGCTATTACTCAGCAGATGGGATCAGCAAGTCGAAGTGAGGGCTCTCGATCTGATTCAAGCAACAGTAAGGCACCAAAACAAAAACAGAGCTGGATTTCCAGATTTATTAGCGTAATTTCTACAACATTTACTCCCGTCATTCCGGCAATCATTGGCGCAGGGATGATCAAAGCGATATTGGCTGTACTTGTACTGACAGGTCTCGTAACGACGGAAAGTCAAAACTATTATATCCTTAACACCATTGCGGACGCAGCGTTCTATTTCATGCCTATCCTGCTGGCTTATGGTGCTTCCATTAAGTTTGAAACAAGTCCAATTCTGGCGATGACGGTTGCAGGCGTGTTGCTGCACCCAGGTTGGAGCGCTCTGATGACTGAAGGGAAAGATGTGTTTTTCATCGGTGTTCCAGTGCGATTAACGGATTATGCAGGCTCCGTGTTGCCGATTATTATCGTTGTTTGGCTCATGTCTTATATTGAACGTTTCGCAGATCGCGTATCACCTTCTATGATCAAATTCTTCACGAAACCGATGCTCGTGCTTTTGATTACAGCACCACTTGCATTAGTGGCGATCGGACCTTTCGGAACGTACCTGAATGATCTGGTTGCAATGGGGGCAGAAGCAATTAATGACAGAGCGAGTTGGCTGATTCCATTATTAATGGGAACTTTACAACCGTTCCTGATTGTTACAGGTACTGCATGGGCAATGACGCCGATTGCAACGAGTCAACTAACCAAAAATGGTTATGAAATGATCAACGGTCCGGGCATGCTTGCCTCGAATATTGCTCAGGGTGGTGCTACGCTTGCTGTAGCATTAAAAACAAAAAACAAGAAACTCAAGCAACTTGCTGCTTCATCCGGCTTCACTGCTGTTCTGGGTATAACGGAACCTTCCTTGTATGGCGTAACGCTGAAACTAAAGAAACCCTTGATTGCCGCTATGATTGGTGGGGGAGTAGCCGGGATATACGCTGGTCTGACCGGACTAGTGCGTTATGCCTTCGTTTCTCCGGGTCTTGCCGCACTGCCTGCCTTCATTGGAAGCAATCCGATGAATATCGTTCATGCCATTGTAACTTGTCTAATCGCGTTTGTCGTGACATTTGCTCTAACGTGGGTCATTGGTTTTGACGATCCAGTGGATGATGAAGAAAGAGACAATACTAAAGCTAACCATGACGAGGCACTTTCCCGGCAATCTGTTCAAAATGATCCCCAAGGCATACAGTCTTCGGAAACGAACAATGCTAGTAACGCACCAAAATAA
- a CDS encoding NAD(P)H-dependent oxidoreductase: MHELIQQFKDSDKIVIVNPVWNYSFPSVLKAYIDIIINIGETVKRADNGLRDWLD, from the coding sequence ATGCATGAGCTCATTCAACAATTCAAAGATTCAGATAAAATAGTGATAGTCAATCCCGTTTGGAATTATTCTTTTCCATCCGTTTTGAAGGCATATATAGACATCATCATAAATATTGGAGAAACAGTTAAACGAGCAGATAATGGACTACGGGATTGGCTGGATTAA
- a CDS encoding NAD(P)H-dependent oxidoreductase, whose translation MANVLYVTAHPLNTDTYSLSVGNQFIKTYKKFNPKDVISHLDLYRTDLPQIDADILGHWGNHHMVMLLINYAKRRRMT comes from the coding sequence ATGGCAAATGTATTGTATGTAACAGCTCATCCTCTCAACACGGATACCTACAGTTTGTCCGTGGGAAACCAATTTATTAAAACGTACAAGAAGTTTAATCCAAAAGATGTTATCTCTCATCTCGATCTGTACCGTACAGATCTTCCACAAATCGATGCCGATATCCTAGGACACTGGGGCAACCACCATATGGTAATGCTTTTGATAAACTACGCGAAGAGACGAAGAATGACGTGA